The Anaeromyxobacter sp. Fw109-5 genomic interval TGAGCCGCGTCGCGCCGAGGCCGCGGCCGGCGAGGCGCGCGGCGACGCGGTCGGCGAGCCGCTTCACCGCGAACAGGAGCGGCTCGGCGCTCTCGGCGGGCGCGTCGAGCTCGAGCGCCTCGACCGGCAACGTCTCCGGCGCGTAGGGCGAGAGCGGGGTGTCGTCCTCGCCGCGCGCGAGGCGCGCCGCCGCGACGCCGTCCGGCCCGAAGCGGTGCGCCAGCGTTCCGGCCGGCAGGCGCGCCAGCGCGCCCGCGTCCGCGACGCCGAGGCCACGGAGGCGCGCCGCCACCGCCGGCGCGAGCCCGAGCGCCTCGAGCGGCAGCGCGGCGAGGGCGCGTCCGGTCTCCTGCCGCGGCACCTGGACGATCCGCGCGGTCACGCCGTCGTGCGCGGGGAACGCGCCGTGCCGCGCGAGCGCGCCTGCCGCCGCGCGACCCGTCGCGATCGCCGCTTGCGCCACGTACCCCATCTCCGCCGCCGCCGCGATCGCCCGCTGCGCGAGGACCCGCTCGCCCGCGACGAGCGCGCGATCTCGCGCGGCCATCGTGCCGGTGATCACGGGAGCCGACGGAGCCGTTCCCCCGGCGGCGGTGGCCTCCGCGCGGGCCCCCTGCACGGCTCCGGCGAGGAGGTGCGCCGAGCTCGCGTCGAGGAGCACCACGTCCGGCGTGACCGGCTCGACCGCGGGGGCGAGCAGGAGCACCGCCTCCGCGACCGCGCGCAGCGCAGCGCGTTCCGCCGCGGGATCGAGCGCGACGGTGCGCAGCCGACCGCACGCGGCGAGCGCCGCGGATACCGTGGCGCCAGGGCGGACGCCGTCGGCGGCCGCGGCGGCGTCGCAGTGGACGATCTTCCCGTCGGAGACGACCGCGAGCGGTCCCTCCCCCCCGTCGATGCGCAGCCTTCGCGCGCGCTGGAGCGGCAGCTCCGGCAGGCAGAGCGCGACGACGCGCAGCCCGCTCGCCTCACGCCGCGTCGCCATCTCCCACCTCCCCGCCGCCGCGCGCCTGCGGCCACCAGAGCCCGCGAGCGAGACCGCAGTGAGCCGCCGCGCCACTCCCCCATGCCGGCGCCTCCGCCGCTTGCCGGCGGCGACCGACGATCCGGCCGTCCTCTGCGCACAGCTCGAGGCGGACGGCCGCAGGGACACGGAGCCCCGTCCCGTTCTGCGCGGCGAGCCACAGCCCCACGGCGCCGCCCTTCTCCGCCGCCGCCTGGAGGCGGCGCGCCGCGGCGTCCGCGCCGCGCACTGTGCGCGCCATCGGCACGTCGATCGCCACCGCGTCGAACGCACCCGACCCGAGGAGCGCCTCCGCGGCCCACAGGGCGACGAGCGCCGGGTCGCGCTCCGGGCCTCCACCGTGCGCCCGGGGCGGCGGCCGTACGACGAGGAGCCTGGAGAGCTCGACTCCGAGCGCCGCCGCGGCGGGCGGGTACAGCTCCCCTCGCCCATCGACGTAGGCGGCGAGGGCTCCTGGGCCGAGCGCAGCGAAGAGCGCCAGCGCGATCGCAGTCTTGCCGCTCGCCGGCCCTCCCGCGAGCTCGGTGAGCGCCCCACGCCGAAAACCGCCGTCTGGCAGCAAGGTGTCGATCTCCGCCCGGCCGCACGCCAGCACCCCTTCCCGCCGGGAGGGGCGCCGCTCGATGCGGCGGATCTCGTCGCGCAGCCGCGCGACCACCCGTTGACGCTCCGCCCCCGCCGACATGCCGACCGCTGCCTCCGCGTCGCAAGATAGCTGCTCAAGCGTTCAGGTCGCAAGCCGTAGCAATCGGGTCTGACACGCGGCGTTGGGATGCTCACCCTATTCGCACATCAGCGAGCCACGGCAGTTCGGCCGGGCTCCGTCATTCGGAGCAAGGGAGGGTATTGGAATGAAGCATTTCGGATGGGTCGCGGGTCTCGGAGTCGCGGGTCTTCTCGTCGCGGGCATCCCCGCGCAGGCTCAGTCCGGCTCGACGACCGGCAGCCAGTCGACCGAAGATCAGATGAAGGGCTCCGGCTCCACGACGTCGCAGGGCACCGGCTCGGCCGGCTCCTCGACGATGGGCTCGGGCTCGGCCACCGGGTCGAGCACGGGGATGGAGAGCAGCAAGAACGAGCTCACCGGCACGGTCCAGAAGTTCGACCGCGAGACGAAGGAGCTCACCCTCGCGAACAGCGACAAGACGCTCAAGGTGAGCGAGAGCACCACCGTGATGAAGGACGGCCAGGCCGGCACCCTCAGCGACATCAAGGAGGGCGAGCAGGTCCGCGCGAGCTTCTCCGGCTCGGGTGACACGCTGCAGGTGAGCCAGATCGAGGTGATGACCGCGGGCAGCACCGGCACGTCGGGCATGGGGACGGGCTCCACCGGCACCACGACGCCGCCGTCCGACACCGGGACCGGCTCCACGGGCACCACCACGACGCCGCCGTCCGACACCGGCACCGGCTCCACGGGCACCACCACGACGCCGCCGTCCGATACCGGGACCACGCATGACAGCGGCTCGAGCGGCGCGACCCCGCCTCCGAGCAAGGGTTACTAGCGAGGCGTCGGCAGTCGAGAACGAAGGGCGGGTGACCGAGAGGTCACCCGCCCTATTTTCTTCGCAGGCTCGGACGACCTTCTGGCCGTCCGGGTCGTGAGCGTTCGACGAGGGAGATCGCGGACGAGCGCTCAGACCGAGGCGCGCTTCGTGCCGCCCTCCTGCTCCTGCGCGGCGATCTCCGCTCGCACCTTCTCCATGTCCAGGGCCCGGACCTGACGGATGAGATCTTCCAGGGCCGCCTCGGGCAGCGCGCCGGCCTGCGAGAACAGCAGCACCTTGTCGCGCAGGATCATCAGCGTCGGGATGGAGCGGATGTCGAACGCCCCCGCGAGCTCCTGCTCGACCTCCGTGTTCACCTTGCCGAAGGTGAGGTCCGGGTGCTTCGCCGCGACCTTCTCGTACGTGGGCCCGAAGACCCGGCACGGTCCACACCAGGGGGCCCACCAGTCGATGAGGACGATTCCGTCCTTCTCGACCGTCTCCTTGAAGTTCTTGCCGGTGATCTCGACCGTCGCGTTGCCCATGCTCGATCCTCTCGGCGCCCCCCGCCGTCCATCGGCCCTTCGGCGCCTGATGAGGGATTGGACCCGGCACGCCGGGAAAGGATTCGCGGGGCGTGCCCGCCTCGCAGGCACGCCCCGGCTGGGCAGACAGCGGGCCGGCGTCAGCGCGACGGCGGGTACTTGTGCAGCTTCCGCTGCAGGGATCGGCGGTGGATCCCGAGCCGCCGCGCCGCCTCCGAGATGTTGCCGCCGCAGTCGGTGAGGACCCGCTGGATGTGCTCCCACTCCGCGCGCGCGAGCGACGGGGTCTCGACGCCCGACTGCTTCGCCGTGTTGGTGCCGTTCAGCGCCGCCAGGATCTCGTCCGCGTCGGCGGGCTTCGGGAGGTATCCGACGGCCCCCTCGCGCACGGCCTCGACAGCGGTCGAGATGCTGCCGTAGCCGGTCAGCATGAGGACGCGGGTCGCGGGATCGTGCCGGCGGAGCTCCTTCAGCAGGTCGAGCCCCCCGCCGCCGGGCATGCGCAGGTCGAGGACCGCCATCTCCGGCGATTCCTTCGCGGCCTCGCGCAGCGCCTCCTCCGCGCTGCCCGCGGTCCGGACCTCGTAGCCGCGGGCTCGGATCGCGGTCGCGAGACGCTCGCGCAGGACCTCGTCGTCGTCCACGAGCAGGATGCTCGGGAGGGTTTCCTGCGTCCCTTCGACGTTCATTGGGCACTCCTCTCGCCGGCGTCCGCCGGCAGTTCGATGCAGGCCTCGGTCCCGGCCCCGGGATGCGAGGTGATGTGGAACTGGCCGCCCAGCTGCTCGACGAGCGCTCGGGTGAGGAAGAGGCCGAGGCCCATCCCTTCGCCAGGGCTCTTGGTGGTGAAGAACGGCTCTCCGACACGGCGCAGCACCTCGGCGCTCATGCCGCGCCCGCGGTCCACCACCCGCGCGCGAATGTCCCCGTCGGTCGACGTCAGCTCGAGCGTCACGCGCTCCCCCGGCGGCGACGCCTGGATCGCGTTCTTCAGCAGGCCGCGGAGCGCGTCGCCGAGCGCCCGCGGCGGCCCGACCAGGATCGCCTCGAGCGCGCCGCCCTCGGGCGCGACCTCGACGCGCTCCCGCGTCGGGAGCCCGTCGAGCGCAGTGTCCACCCAGGCCTTCACCGTCATCGGCGCGAGCGGCTCGCCGGCGTGCTCACCGGCGTTCGCCGACATCCGATCCAGGATGTCGCGGCAGCGGCCCACCTGCTCGCGGACGAGCTGGAGGTCGCCGCGGACCTCGGCGGGGACGTCGGCCGGGAGCGAGCGCTGCAGCTCCTTCGCCACGACCGCGATGGTGGAGAGCGGGGTCGACAGCTCGTGCGCCGCCCCGGCGGCGAGGGTGGCGAGGGAGGCCAGCTTCTCTCGCCGCTCTGCGCGCGTCCTT includes:
- a CDS encoding DNA polymerase Y family protein, whose product is MATRREASGLRVVALCLPELPLQRARRLRIDGGEGPLAVVSDGKIVHCDAAAAADGVRPGATVSAALAACGRLRTVALDPAAERAALRAVAEAVLLLAPAVEPVTPDVVLLDASSAHLLAGAVQGARAEATAAGGTAPSAPVITGTMAARDRALVAGERVLAQRAIAAAAEMGYVAQAAIATGRAAAGALARHGAFPAHDGVTARIVQVPRQETGRALAALPLEALGLAPAVAARLRGLGVADAGALARLPAGTLAHRFGPDGVAAARLARGEDDTPLSPYAPETLPVEALELDAPAESAEPLLFAVKRLADRVAARLAGRGLGATRLKIVLKLDPRGEERVIVPLAQPTAAAARWLVPAKEHVFALRLPGAVTSVQLAAIEVAPLAAEQLAIDDRPEALAALENVLARLTGRLGDGALFAAEPVERYRPEAAYRPVPFEPSASRPGAARPRSLLRDGDAAPARDEGAPPRPTRLVQPPAPILAEGEGGRVTALRVEGRARAVIAMEGPERLRGEWWAPAPFDRDYYRVRLDGLGDCWVYRDAADGRLYLHGYFD
- a CDS encoding co-chaperone YbbN yields the protein MGNATVEITGKNFKETVEKDGIVLIDWWAPWCGPCRVFGPTYEKVAAKHPDLTFGKVNTEVEQELAGAFDIRSIPTLMILRDKVLLFSQAGALPEAALEDLIRQVRALDMEKVRAEIAAQEQEGGTKRASV
- a CDS encoding ATP-binding protein, which translates into the protein MRVERARVNLSWIVQLHWWAILGQVVIVVGASSWTSIGVPLVPLLAIVVLEVAGNVALRAWSRRASPNATNAGVAAVMFVDTAVLTVLLDLTGGASNPFSTLYLVNIALGAVLLPPRWSWALTVATLSGFASLYVHEGATSRAHHIRTQMDALQMMDSHLRGMWIAFAIASVFIVFFVQRVSRALAARERELQQARTRAERREKLASLATLAAGAAHELSTPLSTIAVVAKELQRSLPADVPAEVRGDLQLVREQVGRCRDILDRMSANAGEHAGEPLAPMTVKAWVDTALDGLPTRERVEVAPEGGALEAILVGPPRALGDALRGLLKNAIQASPPGERVTLELTSTDGDIRARVVDRGRGMSAEVLRRVGEPFFTTKSPGEGMGLGLFLTRALVEQLGGQFHITSHPGAGTEACIELPADAGERSAQ
- a CDS encoding response regulator transcription factor, yielding MNVEGTQETLPSILLVDDDEVLRERLATAIRARGYEVRTAGSAEEALREAAKESPEMAVLDLRMPGGGGLDLLKELRRHDPATRVLMLTGYGSISTAVEAVREGAVGYLPKPADADEILAALNGTNTAKQSGVETPSLARAEWEHIQRVLTDCGGNISEAARRLGIHRRSLQRKLHKYPPSR